A single window of Metallosphaera hakonensis JCM 8857 = DSM 7519 DNA harbors:
- a CDS encoding OsmC family protein produces MITFTAEGRLDGDSARVTIKDTELKIGLMGSDDPTPEEVLLGAALSCMILTIYYISREMGVQVKNVEGYIEGTLDPKGFQGDPNIPPGLLQVKYDLTIDSDDERMDEVMKLSMRRCPLKDTLMRRVDVDVSWKIRKT; encoded by the coding sequence ATGATAACGTTCACTGCTGAAGGAAGACTTGATGGAGATAGCGCCCGTGTAACAATAAAGGACACTGAACTTAAGATAGGCCTTATGGGTTCTGACGACCCTACTCCAGAAGAGGTTTTATTGGGGGCTGCCCTTTCATGTATGATATTAACAATATACTACATTTCGAGGGAGATGGGAGTACAGGTTAAGAACGTCGAGGGTTACATTGAGGGAACACTTGATCCAAAGGGATTTCAGGGTGATCCAAATATACCTCCAGGTCTCCTCCAAGTCAAATATGATCTAACGATCGATTCGGACGACGAAAGAATGGATGAGGTAATGAAGCTTTCCATGAGAAGATGTCCCCTTAAGGACACTTTAATGAGAAGGGTTGATGTGGACGTCTCGTGGAAAATCAGAAAGACTTAA
- a CDS encoding DsbA family oxidoreductase, protein MQITFFHDVLCPFCYVTNKRLRKIVSEYKDVHVKHKAFMIISSLEDLEAAAPTPEDARELFKSEFSILTRYFPDYDPKKVLDKGKIGHVWSLPPLMACKAAEFQKGDEGHWEYFSRAQDKFFMEGENVNDDQVLISIAEEIGLDVERFKRDFKSKEAKLAVIQDEEEAKAMGIKGVPALLVNEKWLIRGVQSEEYLKQVIDDVLTYGEPKKIELKAYWEQ, encoded by the coding sequence ATGCAAATTACTTTCTTTCATGACGTATTGTGTCCATTCTGCTACGTCACCAACAAGAGACTAAGGAAAATAGTCTCAGAATACAAAGACGTTCACGTAAAACATAAGGCCTTCATGATAATTTCGTCCTTAGAGGATCTAGAGGCAGCAGCACCTACTCCTGAAGATGCCAGGGAACTCTTCAAGAGTGAGTTTTCTATTCTAACCAGGTATTTTCCAGACTATGACCCAAAGAAAGTTCTAGATAAGGGTAAGATTGGACATGTTTGGTCCTTGCCTCCTCTGATGGCCTGTAAGGCCGCTGAGTTCCAGAAGGGAGACGAGGGGCATTGGGAATACTTTAGCAGAGCCCAAGACAAGTTCTTTATGGAAGGGGAGAACGTAAACGACGATCAGGTTCTCATCTCCATCGCTGAAGAGATAGGACTCGACGTGGAGAGATTTAAGAGAGACTTCAAGTCAAAGGAGGCTAAATTAGCAGTGATTCAAGACGAGGAGGAGGCCAAGGCCATGGGCATAAAGGGTGTACCGGCCCTTCTAGTGAACGAAAAGTGGCTTATAAGGGGTGTACAGTCGGAAGAATACCTGAAACAGGTTATAGATGACGTATTAACTTATGGAGAGCCTAAAAAAATAGAATTAAAAGCATATTGGGAACAATAA
- a CDS encoding CBS domain-containing protein, producing the protein MKRVKDVMSSPVLQVEANTTLQETCKLMLEKGVGSVVVTENGVPRGIFTDRDAVKAIASGASAMDELRTVATMRDLMTVEEDVDIVQVAKLMAEKKIRHLPVKNKEGELVGMVSVTDLSQELKEM; encoded by the coding sequence ATGAAGAGAGTTAAAGACGTGATGAGCTCTCCAGTTCTTCAAGTTGAGGCCAATACAACCCTACAAGAAACATGCAAATTAATGCTAGAGAAAGGAGTTGGATCAGTTGTGGTAACAGAGAATGGAGTCCCCAGGGGAATATTCACTGATAGGGACGCAGTTAAGGCAATCGCCAGCGGTGCCTCAGCCATGGACGAATTAAGGACAGTAGCTACAATGAGGGATTTGATGACAGTGGAGGAAGATGTTGATATTGTTCAAGTGGCTAAGCTAATGGCAGAAAAGAAAATTCGTCATCTCCCAGTTAAAAATAAGGAAGGAGAATTGGTGGGAATGGTCTCAGTAACAGATCTATCTCAGGAATTGAAAGAAATGTAG